The Malus domestica chromosome 13, GDT2T_hap1 genome includes a window with the following:
- the LOC103452829 gene encoding leucine-rich repeat extensin-like protein 3, whose product MKFTHQTHFSFKLLLLLTVATTTLSSPLPKPKVTSKEQIECEMCSVCENPCGKVPSPPPPSPPPPSSPPPSPPSSSSNCPPPPTPPSSGTTYYSPPPPSQPTYYNYPPPQGGSGGGGGAFYPPPNGKNYPVPPPPNPIVPYFPFYYYNPPPHTASSSVQLVASHPLVYTVFSVALFSVMLCLF is encoded by the coding sequence ATGAAATTTACTCATCAGACCCACTTCTCTTTCAAGCTTCTACTTCTACTCACCGTCGCCACCACAACGCTTTCTTCGCCGCTGCCGAAGCCTAAAGTGACTTCCAAGGAGCAGATCGAATGCGAAATGTGCTCTGTCTGCGAAAACCCATGTGGCAAAGTGCCATCCCCTCCTCCACCGTCACCTCCTCCGCCCTCATCTCCGCCGCCTTCTCCGCCATCCTCATCCTCCAACTGTCCGCCGCCTCCCACGCCACCGAGCTCCGGAACCACCTACTACTCTCCTCCGCCACCTTCCCAGCCCACTTACTACAACTACCCGCCACCGCAAGGCGGCAGCGGGGGTGGCGGGGGTGCGTTTTATCCTCCGCCGAACGGCAAGAACTACCCAGTGCCACCGCCGCCGAACCCAATTGTGCCGTACTTTCCGTTTTACTATTATAACCCTCCTCCCCATACGGCGTCCAGCTCAGTCCAGCTGGTGGCTAGCCACCCATTAGTTTACACTGTTTTCAGTGTTGCTCTGTTTTCTGTTATGCTCTGTTTGTTTTGA
- the LOC103452802 gene encoding uncharacterized protein isoform X1, whose protein sequence is MPCISSLPFSLSSLSDKSMIRRVYKSVAVIGRAHESVSVIRRALNSEAKPLVKYDVGSRSSGEGQNQTVAAIDDDSEAEEQAKVPYCYRSLLDIVQRRYSSASTYDVPKDSKAEEQPKVQDSRQVVVDEIQKGSCSPLTHYECRPADNFAHWLAIVEEFNERKAAGSGTKLTPEEEAKLRYGPCECCGKEKDHATKNCPLKTIRF, encoded by the exons ATGCCCTGTATCTCCTCTCTCCccttctccctctcttctctctcagaCAAAAGCATGATCCGCCGCGTATACAAATCCGTAGCCGTAATTGGCCGCGCACACGAATCCGTTTCCGTGATTCGCCGCGCACTCAACTCTGAAGCCAAACCACTAGTCAAGTACGACGTGGGGTCAAGATCATCCGGCGAGGGGCAGAATCAAACAGTGGCCGCGATTGATGATG ATAGCGAGGCAGAAGAACAGGCAAAGGTTCCATATTGTTACCGATCTTTGCTTGATATAGTTCAAAGAAGATACTCTTCAGCGTCTACTTATGATGTGCCCAAAG ATAGCAAGGCAGAAGAACAACCAAAGGTTCAAGACTCTCGCCAAGTTGTGGTTGATGAAATTCAAAAAGGATCGTGTTCACCGTTGACTCATTATG AGTGTCGCCCTGCGGACAACTTCGCGCATTGGCTGGCTATAG TGGAAGAATTCAATGAACGAAAGGCTGCTGGCTCTGGGACTAAACTCACACCTGAAGAAGAAGCAAAACTTAGATATGGTCCTTGTGAATGTTGTGGAAAGGAGAAAGACCACGCGACTAAAAACTGCCCTCTGAAGACTATTAGGTTTTAA